Proteins encoded by one window of Streptomyces uncialis:
- a CDS encoding phytoene desaturase family protein, translating into MLDAVVVGAGPNGLTAAVELARRGFSVAVFEARDTVGGGARTEELTLPGFRHDPCAAAHPLGVNSPAFNAMPLERYGLEWLNAPLPMAHPFLDGSAAVLSRSVAETAASFGPRDAGAYRRLVAPFTPRWDALVRDFMALPLTALPRDPVTLARFGLTGLPPSTWLTRRFHDDRAKALFAGLVAHVIAPLGGIATGAVGLVFALAAHARGWPVARGGSQSVSDALTAYLRDLGGAVHTGFEVKRLDDLPPARAYVFDTSPHALARIAGLGRYYERYRYGASVFKVDYALDGPVPWTAEEARRAGTVQVAASSQEIGAALNAVSREGRAPDPPFLITVQPSVVDPSRAPEGKHVFWAYGHVPNGWDGDLTDAVERQLERFAPGFRDRVLARATAGPPELAARNANYVGGDIACGAAAGLQLLLRPRLTLRPYRTPHPAVFLCSSATPPGPGVHGMSGHNAAKAVWRRLRATD; encoded by the coding sequence ATGCTCGATGCTGTGGTGGTGGGCGCGGGACCGAACGGACTGACGGCCGCCGTCGAGCTGGCCCGCAGAGGCTTCTCCGTGGCCGTCTTCGAGGCCCGGGACACCGTGGGCGGCGGAGCGCGCACCGAGGAGCTGACGCTCCCCGGCTTCCGCCACGACCCGTGTGCGGCGGCCCATCCGCTGGGTGTCAATTCCCCGGCGTTCAACGCGATGCCCCTGGAGCGGTACGGCCTGGAGTGGCTGAACGCCCCGCTGCCCATGGCCCATCCCTTCCTCGACGGCAGCGCGGCCGTGCTGTCCCGCTCCGTCGCCGAGACCGCCGCGTCGTTCGGCCCCCGTGACGCGGGCGCCTACCGGCGGCTGGTCGCCCCCTTCACCCCCCGCTGGGACGCCCTCGTCCGCGATTTCATGGCCCTGCCGCTGACCGCGCTGCCGCGCGACCCGGTGACCCTCGCGCGGTTCGGCCTCACCGGGCTGCCCCCGTCGACCTGGCTGACCCGCCGCTTCCACGACGACCGGGCCAAGGCGCTGTTCGCCGGACTCGTCGCCCATGTGATCGCCCCGCTCGGCGGGATCGCCACCGGCGCCGTCGGCCTGGTCTTCGCCCTCGCCGCCCACGCCCGCGGCTGGCCCGTCGCCCGCGGCGGCTCCCAGTCCGTCTCCGACGCCCTCACCGCGTACCTCCGGGACCTCGGCGGCGCCGTCCACACCGGCTTCGAGGTCAAACGGCTGGACGATCTGCCGCCCGCCCGCGCGTACGTCTTCGACACCTCACCGCACGCCCTCGCGCGGATCGCGGGCCTGGGGCGCTATTACGAGCGCTACCGCTACGGCGCCTCCGTCTTCAAGGTCGACTACGCCCTCGACGGCCCCGTGCCCTGGACCGCCGAGGAGGCCCGCCGCGCCGGGACCGTACAGGTCGCCGCGAGCAGCCAGGAGATCGGCGCCGCCCTGAACGCCGTCTCCCGTGAGGGCCGCGCCCCCGACCCGCCGTTCCTGATCACGGTGCAGCCCAGCGTCGTCGACCCCTCACGCGCCCCCGAGGGCAAGCATGTGTTCTGGGCCTACGGCCATGTGCCGAACGGCTGGGACGGTGACCTCACGGACGCCGTCGAGCGCCAGCTCGAACGCTTCGCCCCCGGCTTCCGCGACCGGGTCCTCGCCCGGGCCACCGCCGGCCCCCCGGAGCTCGCCGCCCGCAACGCCAACTACGTCGGCGGGGACATCGCCTGCGGCGCCGCCGCGGGGCTCCAACTGCTGTTGCGCCCCCGGCTGACACTCCGTCCCTACCGCACACCGCACCCCGCGGTGTTCCTGTGCTCGTCCGCGACCCCGCCCGGACCCGGTGTCCACGGTATGTCGGGCCACAACGCGGCCAAGGCCGTCTGGCGCAGGCTGCGCGCCACGGACTGA
- a CDS encoding inositol monophosphatase family protein encodes MIDDFLAHHLTDVEEAVRQAAAAEITPRFRQLAVDEIVQKTGPHDLVTIADQLAEKHLTGALTALLPGSVVVGEEAVHADPSTYGALAGDAPVWIVDPVDGTRQFVHGDPGFCTLVALARHGELLASWTYAPVLGEMAVAVRGGGAFLDGTRLTAGSPAPGTDLRVAMSHPDYTTPDQKRALLGLDSEGVAARPCGSAGLEYLAIARGALDAIAFSWESAWDHAAGLLLVAEAGGTHATLDGTPFTLPGGNAMPFSAGRDSATVERVLGLLRPGP; translated from the coding sequence ATGATCGATGACTTTCTCGCCCATCACCTGACCGATGTCGAAGAAGCGGTCCGCCAGGCCGCCGCGGCCGAGATCACGCCGCGGTTCCGGCAGCTCGCCGTGGACGAGATCGTCCAGAAGACCGGCCCCCACGATCTGGTGACCATCGCCGACCAGCTCGCCGAGAAGCATCTGACCGGCGCGCTGACCGCGCTGCTGCCCGGCTCGGTCGTCGTCGGCGAGGAAGCCGTCCACGCCGACCCGTCGACGTACGGCGCGCTCGCCGGTGACGCCCCCGTCTGGATCGTCGACCCGGTCGACGGCACCCGGCAGTTCGTCCACGGCGACCCCGGGTTCTGCACCCTCGTGGCCCTCGCCCGCCACGGCGAACTGCTCGCCTCATGGACGTACGCCCCCGTGCTAGGCGAGATGGCCGTCGCGGTGCGCGGCGGCGGCGCCTTCCTCGACGGCACCCGGCTCACCGCCGGATCGCCCGCCCCCGGCACGGACCTGCGGGTCGCCATGTCCCACCCCGACTACACCACGCCCGACCAGAAGCGGGCCCTGCTCGGCCTCGACAGCGAGGGCGTCGCCGCCCGGCCCTGCGGCTCCGCCGGGCTGGAGTACCTCGCCATAGCCAGGGGCGCGCTGGACGCCATCGCGTTCTCCTGGGAGAGCGCGTGGGACCACGCCGCGGGCCTGCTGCTCGTCGCCGAGGCCGGCGGTACGCACGCCACCCTCGACGGCACCCCCTTCACGCTCCCCGGGGGCAACGCCATGCCCTTCAGCGCGGGCCGCGACAGCGCCACCGTCGAGCGGGTCCTCGGCCTGCTGCGCCCGGGGCCGTAG
- a CDS encoding DUF4232 domain-containing protein: protein MSGIRVRPSWKPLAVTVLTALALSGCGLPTELERELDPEGRPPPPTQRHTPAPATPGGPPTPAPTASGPATPSDPAARDADQPCPADGVRLRADFSAAAMGLRTMTLTLTNCGEKPYVLDGYPVIRVLGEDGAPLPGVRAVRGLDDVFQAPPAADPTSFTVAPRQSAVADLMWRVNTEPSTALHVTARPGAPRVTVTPDEHLDVGPRNVVGTSPWRPR, encoded by the coding sequence ATGAGCGGGATACGAGTGCGACCGTCGTGGAAGCCCCTGGCCGTCACCGTGTTGACGGCGCTCGCGCTGTCCGGGTGCGGCCTGCCGACGGAGCTGGAACGCGAGCTCGACCCCGAAGGCCGCCCCCCGCCCCCCACCCAGCGCCACACCCCCGCGCCCGCGACCCCCGGCGGCCCGCCGACGCCCGCCCCCACCGCGTCGGGCCCGGCCACCCCGTCCGACCCCGCCGCGCGGGACGCCGACCAGCCCTGTCCGGCCGACGGGGTACGGCTGCGGGCCGATTTCTCCGCCGCCGCGATGGGGCTGCGGACGATGACGCTGACCCTCACCAACTGCGGCGAGAAGCCGTACGTGCTCGACGGCTACCCGGTGATCCGCGTCCTCGGCGAGGACGGCGCACCGCTCCCCGGTGTCCGCGCGGTCCGCGGTCTCGACGACGTGTTCCAGGCCCCGCCCGCCGCCGATCCCACCTCGTTCACCGTGGCCCCCCGGCAGTCCGCCGTGGCCGACCTGATGTGGCGCGTGAACACCGAGCCGTCGACCGCGCTGCACGTCACCGCACGGCCGGGCGCCCCGCGCGTCACCGTCACCCCCGACGAACACCTCGACGTCGGCCCCCGCAATGTCGTCGGCACCTCGCCCTGGCGCCCGCGCTGA
- a CDS encoding TIGR03842 family LLM class F420-dependent oxidoreductase, which yields MDFGLVLQTDPPASAVVGLMRRAERNGFRYGWTFDSAVLWQEPYVIHSRVLEHTEQLIVGPMVTNPGTRTWEVTASTFATLNDMYGNRTVCGIGRGDSAMRVAGRGPSTLARLGEAIDVIRDLAEGREALVDGSPVRLPWVRDGRLPVWMAAYGPKALALAGRKADGFILQLADPYLTEWMVRSVRDAATEAGRDPADITICVAAPAYVGDDLAHARDQCRWFGGMVGNHVADLVSRYGEHSGLVPEALTAYIKSRAGYDYSHHGRAGNPDTAFVPDEIVDRFCLLGPVEAHIERLLELREIGVDQFAVYAMHDAREEVIDAYGAEVVPRFR from the coding sequence ATGGACTTCGGACTCGTCCTCCAGACCGATCCGCCCGCCTCGGCCGTCGTCGGGCTGATGCGCCGCGCCGAACGCAACGGCTTCCGCTACGGCTGGACCTTCGACTCGGCGGTCCTGTGGCAGGAGCCGTACGTCATCCACAGCCGGGTGCTGGAGCACACCGAGCAGCTGATCGTCGGACCGATGGTCACCAACCCCGGCACCCGCACCTGGGAGGTCACGGCCTCCACCTTCGCCACCCTCAACGACATGTACGGCAACCGCACGGTGTGCGGTATCGGCCGGGGCGACTCCGCGATGCGGGTCGCCGGACGGGGACCCAGCACCCTGGCGCGGCTCGGTGAGGCCATCGACGTCATCCGCGACCTCGCGGAGGGCCGGGAGGCCCTGGTCGACGGCTCGCCCGTGCGGCTGCCCTGGGTCAGGGACGGGCGGCTGCCGGTCTGGATGGCCGCCTACGGGCCCAAGGCGCTCGCCCTCGCGGGCCGCAAGGCCGACGGCTTCATCCTCCAGCTCGCGGACCCGTACCTCACCGAGTGGATGGTCCGCTCGGTCCGGGACGCCGCCACCGAGGCGGGACGCGACCCCGCCGACATCACCATCTGTGTCGCCGCGCCCGCCTATGTGGGCGACGACCTCGCCCACGCGCGCGACCAGTGCCGCTGGTTCGGCGGCATGGTCGGCAACCATGTCGCGGACCTGGTGTCCCGCTACGGCGAGCACTCCGGTCTCGTCCCCGAGGCCCTCACCGCGTACATCAAGTCCCGCGCGGGCTACGACTACAGCCACCACGGCCGGGCCGGGAACCCCGACACCGCGTTCGTGCCCGACGAGATCGTCGACCGCTTCTGTCTGCTCGGACCCGTCGAGGCACACATCGAGAGGCTGCTGGAGCTGCGGGAGATCGGCGTCGACCAGTTCGCCGTGTACGCGATGCACGACGCGCGCGAGGAAGTCATCGACGCCTACGGGGCGGAGGTCGTCCCGCGCTTCCGGTGA
- the hydA gene encoding dihydropyrimidinase, whose translation MSTRTLIRGGLVVTAAEETHADVLVEDGRIAALAAHGTDAARAWTADRIIDATGKYVIPGGVDAHTHMELPFGGTAASDTFETGTRAAAWGGTTTIVDFAVQSVGTSLRDGLDAWHAKADGRCAVDYGFHMILSDVNEHSLKEMDLLVSEGVTSFKLFMAYPGVFYSDDGRILRAMQRASGNGGLIMMHAENGIAIDVLVEQALARGETSPRHHGEVRRALLEAEATHRAIQLARVADAPLYIVHVSAEEAVAELVAARDKGLPVFGETCPQYLFLSTDDLAAPGFEGAKYVCSTPLRPKEHQRALWRGLRTDDLQVVSTDHCPFCFSGQKELGRGDFSKIPNGLPGVENRMDLLHQAVVEGRISRRRWIDIACAAPARMFGLYPKKGTLAPGADADIVVYDPHAEQVLSADTHHMNVDYSAYEGKRITGQVETVLSRGTVVIDGRAYTGRAGHGRYTPRGTCQYLG comes from the coding sequence ATGAGCACCCGCACCCTGATCCGCGGCGGACTCGTCGTCACCGCCGCCGAGGAGACCCACGCCGACGTGCTCGTCGAGGACGGCCGGATCGCCGCGCTCGCCGCGCACGGGACGGACGCCGCGCGCGCGTGGACCGCCGACCGGATCATCGACGCGACCGGCAAGTACGTCATCCCGGGCGGCGTCGACGCCCACACCCATATGGAACTGCCGTTCGGCGGCACCGCCGCGTCCGACACCTTCGAGACGGGCACCCGGGCCGCCGCCTGGGGCGGCACCACCACCATCGTGGACTTCGCCGTCCAGAGCGTCGGCACCTCCCTGCGCGACGGACTGGACGCCTGGCACGCCAAGGCCGACGGCCGCTGCGCCGTCGACTACGGCTTCCATATGATCCTCTCCGACGTGAACGAGCACTCCCTGAAGGAGATGGACCTGCTCGTCTCGGAGGGCGTCACCTCCTTCAAGCTCTTCATGGCCTACCCCGGGGTCTTCTACAGCGACGACGGACGCATCCTGCGCGCGATGCAACGCGCCTCCGGCAACGGCGGGCTGATCATGATGCACGCCGAGAACGGCATCGCCATCGACGTCCTCGTGGAACAGGCCCTCGCGCGCGGGGAGACCTCCCCGCGCCACCACGGAGAGGTCCGCAGGGCCCTGCTGGAGGCCGAGGCGACCCACCGGGCCATCCAGCTCGCCCGGGTCGCGGACGCGCCCCTGTACATCGTCCATGTGTCCGCCGAGGAGGCCGTCGCCGAACTCGTCGCCGCCCGTGACAAGGGACTGCCCGTCTTCGGCGAGACCTGCCCCCAGTACCTGTTCCTGTCCACGGACGACCTCGCCGCGCCCGGCTTCGAGGGCGCCAAGTACGTGTGCTCCACCCCGCTGCGCCCCAAGGAGCACCAGCGGGCGCTGTGGCGCGGACTGCGCACCGACGACCTCCAGGTCGTGTCCACGGACCACTGTCCGTTCTGCTTCAGCGGCCAGAAGGAACTCGGCCGCGGCGACTTCTCCAAGATCCCCAACGGACTGCCCGGGGTGGAGAACCGAATGGACCTGCTCCACCAGGCCGTCGTGGAAGGGCGCATCAGCCGCCGCCGCTGGATCGACATCGCCTGCGCCGCCCCGGCCCGGATGTTCGGGCTCTACCCGAAGAAGGGCACCCTCGCGCCCGGCGCGGACGCCGACATCGTGGTGTACGACCCGCACGCCGAACAGGTGCTGTCCGCGGACACCCACCACATGAACGTCGACTACTCCGCGTACGAGGGCAAGCGGATCACCGGACAGGTCGAGACCGTGCTCTCGCGCGGGACGGTCGTCATCGACGGGCGCGCGTACACCGGCCGCGCCGGACACGGGCGCTACACCCCCCGGGGGACCTGCCAGTACCTCGGCTGA
- a CDS encoding aspartate aminotransferase family protein: MSELYERHRAVLPQWLALYYREPLELTHGEGRHVWAADGTKYLDFFGGILTTMTAHALPEVTKAVAEQAGRIIHSSTLYLDRPMVELAERIAALSGIPDARVFFTTSGTEANDAALLLATAYRRSNQILALRNSYHGRSFSAVGITGNRGWSPTSLSPLQTLYVHGGVRTRGPYAELSDAAFIDACTADLEDLLGQTRGGAAALIAEPVQGVGGFTSPPDGLFAAFREVLKRHGILWISDEVQTGWGRTGDHFWGWQAHDRNGPPDLITFAKGIGNGMSIGGVVARAEIMNCLDANSISTFGGSPVTMAAGLANLTYLLERDLQGNARRVGGLLIERLRAAAARVPAVREVRGRGLMIGIELVRPGTDEADPDAATAVLEAARAGGLLIGKGGAYNTSVLRIAPPLSLTVAEAEQGAVILEDALRAL, translated from the coding sequence GTGAGCGAGCTGTACGAGCGGCACCGGGCCGTGCTGCCGCAGTGGCTGGCCCTGTACTACCGCGAACCCCTCGAACTCACGCACGGCGAGGGACGTCATGTCTGGGCCGCCGACGGCACCAAGTACCTCGACTTCTTCGGCGGCATCCTCACCACGATGACCGCGCACGCCCTGCCCGAGGTCACCAAGGCCGTCGCCGAGCAGGCCGGACGGATCATCCACTCCTCGACGCTGTACCTCGACCGGCCGATGGTCGAACTCGCGGAACGGATCGCCGCGCTCTCCGGAATCCCTGACGCCCGGGTCTTCTTCACGACCTCCGGCACCGAGGCGAACGACGCGGCCCTCCTGCTGGCGACCGCGTACCGCCGCTCCAACCAGATCCTCGCGCTGCGCAACAGCTACCACGGCCGCTCCTTCAGCGCCGTCGGCATCACCGGCAACCGGGGCTGGTCCCCGACGAGCCTGTCACCGCTCCAGACCCTCTACGTGCACGGGGGCGTGCGCACCCGGGGCCCGTACGCGGAGCTGTCCGACGCCGCGTTCATCGACGCCTGCACCGCCGATCTGGAGGATCTGCTGGGCCAGACGCGCGGGGGAGCGGCGGCCCTCATCGCCGAACCCGTGCAGGGCGTCGGCGGGTTCACCTCCCCGCCGGACGGGCTGTTCGCGGCGTTCCGCGAGGTGCTGAAGCGGCACGGCATCCTGTGGATCAGCGACGAGGTGCAGACCGGCTGGGGCCGCACCGGCGACCACTTCTGGGGCTGGCAGGCCCATGACCGCAACGGCCCGCCGGACCTGATCACCTTCGCCAAGGGCATCGGCAACGGCATGTCCATCGGCGGGGTCGTCGCCCGCGCCGAGATCATGAACTGCCTGGACGCCAACTCCATCTCCACGTTCGGCGGTTCCCCGGTCACCATGGCCGCCGGACTCGCCAACCTCACCTACCTCCTCGAACGCGACCTCCAGGGCAACGCCCGCCGGGTCGGCGGACTGCTGATCGAACGGCTGCGCGCCGCCGCCGCGCGCGTCCCGGCCGTCCGGGAGGTACGCGGGCGGGGCCTGATGATCGGGATCGAACTCGTGAGGCCCGGCACCGACGAGGCCGACCCCGACGCCGCGACCGCCGTCCTCGAAGCGGCCCGCGCGGGCGGACTGCTGATCGGCAAGGGCGGCGCGTACAACACCAGCGTGCTGCGGATCGCGCCCCCGCTGTCCCTGACCGTCGCCGAGGCGGAACAGGGCGCCGTGATCCTGGAGGACGCCCTGCGGGCCCTGTAG
- a CDS encoding nitrilase-related carbon-nitrogen hydrolase, with amino-acid sequence MAPVVRAALVQATWTGDSESMIAKHEEHAREAARQGAEVIGFQEVFNAPYFCQVQEPEHYRWAEPVPDGPTVTRMKALAAELRLVMVVPVFEVEQAGFYYNTAAVIDADGSYLGKYRKHHIPQVKGFWEKYYFKPGNLGWPVFDTAVGRVGVYICYDRHFPEGWRQLGLNGAQLVYNPSATSRGLSAHLWQLEQPAAAVANEYFIAAINRVGREEYGDNDFYGTSYFVDPRGQFVGEPAGDQAEELLVRDLDLGLIDEVRTQWAFYRDRRPDAYEGLVQP; translated from the coding sequence TTGGCACCCGTCGTCCGCGCCGCACTGGTCCAGGCAACCTGGACCGGCGACAGCGAATCCATGATCGCCAAACACGAGGAGCACGCCCGGGAGGCCGCCCGGCAGGGGGCGGAGGTCATCGGGTTCCAGGAGGTGTTCAACGCCCCGTACTTCTGCCAGGTGCAGGAGCCCGAGCACTACCGGTGGGCGGAACCGGTGCCGGACGGGCCCACGGTCACCCGGATGAAGGCGCTCGCCGCCGAGCTGCGCCTGGTCATGGTCGTCCCCGTCTTCGAGGTCGAACAGGCGGGCTTCTACTACAACACCGCGGCCGTGATCGACGCCGACGGCAGCTACCTCGGCAAGTACCGCAAGCACCACATCCCCCAGGTCAAGGGGTTCTGGGAGAAGTACTACTTCAAACCCGGCAACCTGGGCTGGCCCGTCTTCGACACGGCCGTGGGACGCGTCGGCGTGTACATCTGCTACGACCGGCACTTCCCCGAGGGCTGGCGGCAACTCGGCCTGAACGGCGCCCAGCTGGTCTACAACCCGTCCGCCACGTCACGCGGACTCTCCGCGCATCTGTGGCAGCTCGAACAGCCCGCGGCGGCCGTCGCCAACGAGTACTTCATCGCCGCGATCAACCGCGTCGGACGGGAGGAGTACGGCGACAACGACTTCTACGGCACCAGCTACTTCGTGGACCCGCGCGGGCAGTTCGTCGGTGAACCGGCCGGGGACCAGGCGGAAGAACTCCTGGTCCGGGACCTCGACCTCGGACTGATCGACGAGGTCCGCACCCAGTGGGCGTTCTACCGCGACCGCCGCCCCGACGCCTACGAAGGGCTGGTCCAGCCGTGA
- a CDS encoding helix-turn-helix domain-containing protein codes for MVRTPLTQEERERGERLGRLLREARGARSMAEVAAEADLSPETLRKIETGRAPTPALFTVAALARVLGLSLDELVVRCALVVA; via the coding sequence ATGGTGCGAACACCCCTGACCCAGGAAGAGCGCGAGCGCGGCGAACGGCTCGGCCGGCTGCTGCGCGAGGCGCGCGGCGCGCGCAGCATGGCGGAGGTCGCCGCCGAGGCGGATCTCTCGCCGGAGACGCTCCGCAAGATCGAGACGGGCCGGGCGCCGACCCCGGCGCTCTTCACGGTCGCCGCGCTGGCCCGTGTGCTGGGGCTCTCGCTGGACGAGCTGGTCGTGCGCTGCGCGCTCGTCGTGGCGTGA